The following proteins are encoded in a genomic region of Streptococcus equi subsp. equi:
- a CDS encoding phage protein has protein sequence MRYIEFNGKKSDSFGLLLERERSIKSTSNDVDLIEVDGRDGVLLKDNGRLKAIEQDFPFSLVGDVAVNQQKISEWLHVKGWHDLALSWDKDYIYRASVVNLFEIDEILKQFGRLKVNFLIHPIKYLKTGKQEVSLVNGGTLQNLGNVQSKPILKIKGTGNGVLTINGFETGLENVQGELIIDMERHLVYKDILSAWDNIVRTERHRMPLFDIGQNKISWTGNFTITAVPNWGVKV, from the coding sequence ATGCGATACATTGAATTTAATGGTAAGAAAAGTGATAGCTTTGGTCTTTTGCTAGAGCGTGAACGATCTATTAAGTCAACGAGTAACGATGTTGATTTAATAGAAGTCGATGGACGCGACGGTGTACTCTTAAAAGACAATGGTCGTTTGAAAGCTATTGAGCAAGACTTTCCTTTTTCTTTGGTTGGTGACGTGGCTGTCAATCAGCAAAAAATAAGTGAATGGTTACATGTCAAGGGTTGGCACGACTTAGCTTTGTCTTGGGACAAGGACTATATCTATCGGGCTAGTGTTGTCAATCTTTTTGAAATAGACGAGATACTTAAGCAATTTGGTAGATTAAAGGTTAATTTCTTAATCCACCCTATCAAATACCTAAAAACTGGTAAGCAAGAGGTGTCTCTCGTTAATGGTGGCACTCTACAAAACCTTGGTAATGTGCAGTCTAAACCTATCTTAAAAATCAAAGGGACAGGCAACGGTGTTTTAACCATTAATGGTTTTGAGACGGGCCTCGAAAACGTCCAAGGAGAGCTCATCATAGATATGGAGAGGCACCTTGTCTATAAAGATATCCTGTCTGCTTGGGATAACATTGTGCGGACAGAACGCCACCGCATGCCACTATTTGATATTGGTCAAAACAAAATCTCATGGACTGGTAACTTTACTATCACCGCAGTGCCAAACTGGGGGGTTAAAGTATGA